The following proteins are encoded in a genomic region of Paenibacillus sp. FSL H3-0469:
- a CDS encoding MFS transporter, with translation MIKSWKVYILAIISFLVGTSEFVIAGILDLVSKDVGVTIAAAGQLISVYSISYAVGTPILIAATSKLSRRTLMLTALVLFFIGNLITVVSTGYPMLVGARVILALSTGVFTVVALTVSAQIAGPGKQGTAIATIMMGFNLSLILGVPLGRVIASTYDWKIIFYGIGLLSLIAMLVILMALPKSQGEANVPLKEQLALLKRPQLLLTLSISFFWMVGYTIIYTFITPFLIDITGMSNGMVSIALFSFGIASLLGAQAGGYGADKLGIPRTLNGSLMIHAGILVLMTLFAHTSIAVFPLLLLWSFFAWSTGPIQQVYMISLAPSAAGILLSLNTSFIQLGIAAGAAIGGLVVESFSLQSIGVAGAIGVAIALLPATLSFSMRSQSANGVQSDTSLLK, from the coding sequence CGTAACTATTGCTGCGGCCGGCCAACTCATTTCGGTCTACTCCATATCTTACGCAGTAGGGACTCCGATTCTCATTGCGGCTACCTCCAAACTAAGCCGGAGAACACTTATGCTGACTGCTTTGGTGCTATTTTTTATAGGGAATCTAATTACGGTGGTCTCGACAGGCTATCCGATGCTTGTTGGCGCGAGAGTAATCTTAGCTCTTAGTACAGGTGTCTTTACCGTGGTTGCCCTAACGGTTTCTGCTCAAATTGCCGGTCCTGGAAAACAAGGCACCGCCATAGCAACGATCATGATGGGATTTAATCTATCGCTTATTTTAGGTGTTCCTCTGGGAAGAGTCATCGCCAGCACCTACGACTGGAAAATAATCTTTTATGGAATCGGCCTTCTTAGTCTTATCGCAATGCTGGTCATCTTAATGGCCTTGCCGAAGTCGCAGGGAGAAGCCAATGTGCCTCTTAAAGAACAACTCGCCCTGTTGAAAAGACCGCAGCTATTGCTAACCTTGTCGATTAGCTTCTTTTGGATGGTCGGTTATACGATCATTTACACGTTCATCACACCATTTCTGATAGACATTACGGGTATGAGCAATGGGATGGTGAGCATCGCGCTATTTTCATTCGGCATAGCAAGTTTGCTGGGCGCCCAGGCTGGTGGGTATGGTGCGGATAAATTAGGTATCCCGCGTACGCTGAATGGAAGCTTGATGATCCACGCAGGTATTCTGGTACTCATGACCCTCTTTGCCCATACCTCTATCGCTGTCTTTCCGCTATTGCTGTTATGGTCGTTTTTTGCTTGGTCTACGGGTCCCATTCAACAAGTCTATATGATAAGCCTGGCACCGAGCGCAGCCGGCATTCTTCTGAGCTTGAATACCTCCTTCATCCAGTTGGGGATTGCTGCCGGAGCTGCCATTGGCGGTCTTGTGGTGGAGAGCTTCTCCTTACAGTCCATCGGCGTGGCAGGCGCCATTGGTGTTGCCATCGCACTCCTTCCGGCTACATTATCGTTCTCCATGCGGAGTCAGTCTGCGAATGGTGTACAATCCGATACAAGCCTGCTTAAATGA
- a CDS encoding NAD(P)-dependent oxidoreductase, with amino-acid sequence MSENIGFIGLGLLGLPIAANLLQAGYALTVYNRTPDKAEPLVAQGALQAVRPADAVTTGGIVVTLVWDDEALEAIVNSEEFLERVGLGGVHVSMSTVSPDTGRKLADLHARYGSVYVEAPVFGRPEAAAARQLWIPIAGPQEAKERVRPVLEAMGAKGIYDFGEEAGSAVLVKLMGNFLIVSAARSLEEALGMAERGGVDPVAAVNMLTSTLFTAPIYQSYGKMIAEKSTSISQSKIPQKDIGLFLSAAQSVQFPAPLAGLLLDMLEDGGRS; translated from the coding sequence ATGAGCGAGAACATTGGATTTATTGGACTTGGCCTGCTTGGTCTGCCCATCGCTGCCAATTTGCTGCAAGCAGGATATGCATTGACCGTATACAACCGCACCCCGGACAAAGCGGAGCCTCTCGTGGCCCAAGGGGCGCTGCAGGCAGTCCGCCCTGCTGACGCTGTGACAACCGGCGGGATCGTCGTCACCTTGGTATGGGACGATGAAGCATTGGAAGCCATCGTCAATAGCGAAGAGTTCCTGGAACGTGTGGGGCTAGGCGGTGTTCATGTATCCATGAGTACGGTGTCGCCGGATACGGGCAGGAAGCTGGCGGATCTGCACGCACGGTACGGTTCCGTCTATGTTGAGGCGCCGGTCTTTGGACGGCCGGAGGCAGCCGCTGCTAGGCAATTATGGATTCCAATAGCGGGCCCGCAGGAAGCGAAGGAGCGGGTCCGGCCGGTCCTGGAGGCGATGGGAGCTAAGGGGATTTATGACTTTGGCGAGGAGGCGGGTTCGGCTGTACTCGTCAAACTGATGGGTAATTTCCTTATCGTCTCTGCTGCACGCTCACTGGAAGAAGCACTGGGAATGGCTGAGCGCGGTGGGGTCGATCCCGTAGCGGCGGTCAATATGCTTACCAGTACACTGTTTACCGCCCCAATCTATCAAAGCTACGGCAAAATGATAGCAGAGAAATCAACATCCATATCCCAGAGTAAAATTCCGCAGAAGGATATCGGCCTCTTCCTGTCGGCGGCGCAAAGCGTGCAATTCCCGGCTCCGCTTGCCGGCCTGCTGCTTGATATGTTAGAAGACGGAGGCCGGAGCTGA
- a CDS encoding MerR family transcriptional regulator, with translation MNRMRIGDLTERAGVTQRTVRYYESIGLLPSGEREGNGHHYYTEETVARLRKIDQLKKLGLSLEEIGDVIELYFTDTSGVLPKRKVLGLLRQHLADTDQKLEALGQFRSELLSHIERFEQWLDANNGD, from the coding sequence ATGAACCGTATGCGCATTGGCGATTTGACAGAACGGGCTGGAGTAACCCAACGCACGGTTCGCTATTATGAAAGCATTGGATTGCTTCCCTCGGGCGAGCGTGAAGGCAATGGTCATCATTACTATACGGAAGAAACGGTTGCCCGTCTGCGTAAGATTGATCAGCTCAAGAAGCTTGGTCTAAGTTTGGAGGAAATCGGGGACGTCATCGAGCTCTATTTTACGGATACGAGCGGGGTGTTGCCGAAGCGGAAGGTCCTTGGTTTGCTGCGCCAGCATCTGGCCGACACGGACCAGAAGCTTGAAGCGCTCGGGCAGTTTCGCAGTGAGTTGTTGTCGCATATAGAACGTTTCGAGCAATGGCTTGATGCCAATAATGGTGATTAA
- a CDS encoding helix-turn-helix transcriptional regulator, with protein sequence MLKERIELLCKKKQISRKELVEGLVTQAHFANILAGRYPLADDLSEHIAGRLGVPVSYLTAAVTTDEQALKRAEHIFQTMSEGAVSESYVDALDDRDDALVVELTTALMKAVYYQQMNDQTAYDYLHQSYLNHYLEKYGKPDEVDLPLPLKKALLLYKIQYFRSKSLYYNVLDDVNRLIGLVEPGSEVWLMAQNIRMESCILLKQFEQAKQVFEQTMQQIVDDRLFHRLSGLYVAYSGYCFAMGLVQEALRSLSMAEANLVYLQQPGDVITTIMNNRIVMLTMTGELDKALDEIARFEAMIAKEPEETRKKLEPVTTIYRCEAAFAQKNWGLLSHGIERLRISRTNTDQEMALAFYESQLALSKGDMERFQNLALECLPYFESSQHEMRLEQLYEALAVVCEEGRRYKESSMYYRKLVYLLRNNGGGGPSRQV encoded by the coding sequence ATGCTCAAGGAACGTATCGAGCTTCTGTGCAAGAAAAAGCAAATATCGAGGAAAGAACTTGTGGAGGGGCTCGTTACGCAGGCCCATTTTGCAAATATATTAGCAGGCAGGTATCCGTTAGCCGACGATTTGTCGGAGCATATTGCGGGCCGTCTGGGCGTCCCCGTCAGCTATTTGACCGCCGCGGTAACTACGGATGAGCAGGCGCTGAAGCGGGCGGAACACATCTTCCAGACCATGTCCGAGGGGGCGGTATCCGAAAGCTACGTGGATGCTCTGGACGATCGGGATGATGCACTCGTCGTAGAGTTAACGACTGCCCTTATGAAAGCCGTTTACTATCAACAGATGAACGATCAGACCGCTTACGACTACTTGCATCAATCCTACCTGAATCATTATTTGGAAAAGTACGGAAAGCCTGACGAAGTCGATCTGCCATTACCCTTAAAAAAGGCGCTTCTGCTATACAAAATCCAGTATTTCCGCTCCAAAAGCCTTTATTACAACGTGCTGGATGATGTGAACCGCCTAATCGGGCTTGTGGAGCCGGGGTCGGAAGTATGGCTCATGGCGCAGAACATCAGGATGGAATCATGCATTCTGCTGAAGCAGTTCGAGCAGGCGAAACAGGTGTTTGAGCAGACCATGCAGCAAATTGTCGATGATCGGCTGTTTCACCGTTTATCCGGCCTGTATGTGGCATACAGCGGCTATTGTTTCGCGATGGGCCTTGTGCAGGAAGCGTTGCGTTCGCTGTCGATGGCCGAAGCCAACCTCGTTTATTTACAACAGCCAGGCGATGTGATCACGACGATTATGAACAACCGGATTGTTATGCTGACGATGACTGGAGAGCTGGATAAAGCGCTGGACGAAATCGCCCGTTTCGAGGCAATGATCGCCAAGGAGCCGGAGGAGACCCGGAAGAAGCTTGAGCCGGTTACGACCATATATCGGTGTGAAGCCGCTTTCGCCCAGAAAAATTGGGGATTGCTCTCGCATGGAATTGAGCGGCTGCGAATTTCCCGTACCAATACGGATCAGGAGATGGCGTTGGCTTTCTATGAGAGCCAGCTGGCGCTATCCAAAGGGGACATGGAGAGATTTCAGAACCTTGCGCTGGAATGCTTGCCTTATTTCGAATCCAGCCAGCATGAGATGCGTCTTGAGCAATTGTACGAAGCGTTGGCGGTGGTGTGTGAGGAAGGCCGCCGCTATAAGGAATCGTCCATGTATTACCGGAAGCTGGTATATTTATTAAGGAATAACGGCGGGGGAGGGCCTTCCCGTCAGGTTTAA